The nucleotide window GCGAAACGATTTTTTGTTGTTTTATAGCTTTCTGTTTTACCGGTTTCCTCATCTGTATATTTTTCGGTGAACTCTTTTGAATTTGTCCAGTCTACCAGATCAGAATCCTTATCCAGCATAAAGTTGGGATTATAAACAAACTCTTTTTTAATCAGTTTCAGGGTTTTTAAAGGGGCTTTGACGGATGTTTTATCAAATGCATTCCATTTTCCGGTTAAGCTGTCTCCTTTCAGTTTTACTTCAAATCTTCCGTCTGTTTTATCATTTCCCGGCTCATCAAGCACAAAAGATGCCGTCGCTTCATTGAAAACTCCTCTGAACGGGCGCTGATTGCCATTCACGATACTTTGTCCGTAAACACTGTCCCTGGTAATCCTGTTGATTTTTAAAGAAATTCTTTTGTAATTATCAACATCATATTCCGAGCCGTCTGTTTCATCTACCATCTTTTCCATTCCGGCAAACTCACCGGTGTAAATTCCGTAATATTCTTTGTGAACTTCAGGAACAATAACAGAGTCTTTTTTTGCAGTCAGGGAATCCTTTCTGGAACCATTGGTTTTTGCTTCTTTTTTGCAGCTTACCAAAGCAACTGCCAGTAGAGAAATAAGAGTGTACTTTACAATTTTCATATATGTTTTTTTGTGATTAAATATTCAATAATAAGCATGTTGGGAATCCAGCCCAGCCATGCAATGATCTGATAAACATCCATGGGATTGGGATGAAATAAATAGACAATAATTACTTTCCACATTCTCAGGGTAATGGCAGATAATGTAAAGGCAAAACTCCGCCACATCCATTGTTTGTGTTCTTTAAACTTCTTTTGTTTTGCCAGCTGATATGCCTTATATGTTGAAAGCCACCATAAAAAGCCTAATATGACAAAAGAAGTTTTTGATAAAAAGCCCCCATTGGCAAAGAGCCCCATATAAATTCCCGAGGGTGCAGCAAAGATCAGAATAAGAAGAATATATACTTTTCCGGTATACCGGTGAAAGTTTTTCAGTCCAAAATCTTTTCTGAGAATGGCCAGAAAACCTGAAAGAAGTACAAAGATACTTGTATAAACATGAGTATAAAATAATGTAAGATATTCCGGTCTTTCTGTAACTTCAGTTTGTTTGATCATCAGAAAACTCACTTCTCGGTTAAAAGGGATATATTCTAGTGTGATCTTCAGCATCAGCCAAAAGAAATACCCAAACCCTGCAATAAGAAGGATTTTAAAGAAAGAAGAGATATTTCTTTTGACAGAAAGCATTGGCTGTTTAAATCTGAATATTGACGCTTATTTATTTTCAAAGAAATCAATTACTAATTCATTGAATAATTCCGGTTTTTCTTCCGGAACAAAATGGCTTGAATTAGGAATAATAGCCAATTGCCCATGCGGGATTGATTCTGCTATTTTTACGGTATGTTCTGTTTTTATAATGTCTTTATCTCCCGCAATAATCAATGATGGACACTGTATTTTATTCAGGTCCTCATACTTCCAGTTCGGATACTTCAGGTCCAGATTCAAAAGATCAATAAGGATATCATTTTTATGATCTTTATTCTCTTTAATAAGGCTGGCAAGCATTTCCTTCATAGATTTTAACTCATCATCTTTAACTCCTTCAGGATAAATATTGGCTCCGGAACATGCTATTTTATCTACCATCTGAGGATATTTCATTGCCATGGACAGCGCAAGAATTCCACCGTCACTCCAGCCCAGGATCTTTGTTTTTTTGATGTTGAGTTTCTCTAAAAACAGTTTAAGATCCTCTGTCTGAATATCAAAAGTAAGTTCTTTTGTTTTATCGTAGGTAGATTTTCCACGTTCACGGCAATCAACGATAATGACTTTATATTTTTTAGCAAACGTATCCTTCTGGTTCATAAAAGCACTGATAGATTGGCCGTTACCATGAAGTAAAAGCACAGGTTCACCTTCTCCATAAATCTCATAATATAATTTGATGCCGTTTACATCCATAAACTTTCCATGCGGCATTGTACCGATAATATCATGCCCTTTCATCAGCAATGATTTGTTACCACTGAATGGCTTATAATCTGAATCTCCGATTGTAAAGTGCTTCACATGTGTTACTTTCTGAGAATGGATTCCTTCAAACCAGCCACCGGATGCTATAATATCTTTCTCAAAACCAGAATTTACCAAAGGGATTTCGATCCATTTTTTTGATTTTCCATCATTGACTTCCAGCTTAAAATCGTCAAAATAAAAATCTCCGTTGTTCTGTGCAAAAGCACCGATATTCATGGTTTTTGCGGAGGGATTGATGGTTCCTTTTATTTCGTATGTTTTCCATTCATGGGTTACTTTGATTCCATAATATTGATTTTCAAAAAAACCTGTAGACTCATCTTTATTGTCTATTCTGCACCACAGCCCGCAATTGGACCCATTATCCTCATTTTCTTTCCTGATTTTAGCTGTAACGCGGAAGTTCCAGTTGGGTTTATTCTCTATATTGACGGCCTGGGTAAATGAAGTCCAGTCAGAAACAATTGTTCTTTCCTGGCTATATCCTAAAAAGATCCAGAGTAAAAGAAAGAAGACGAAATTTTTTTTCATGTTTTATAGTTTTCGTAAAAATAATACTTTTTTATAAGCTGTTGAGATCCTGGGAAATGAGCCATCCTTCACTCCAGCAAGCCTGAAAATTGAACCCGCCGGTCACCGCATCGATATTCAAAACCTCTCCGGCAATATAGAAGTTGGGAAGTAGTTTTGAAGACATGTTTTTGAAGTTAATTTCCTTTAAATCAACGCCTCCGGCTGTTACGAATTCATCCTTAAAAGTGGACTTTCCGGTCACCTGAAATTTTCTCCTGCAAAGATTTTCCAGTATTTTGTGCATTTCCTTTCCGGAAATATTAGCCACCTGTTTGTTGAGGTCAACTTTTGAAATCTCTAAAATCTTCTGCCAGAATCTGTTGGTAATATCAAAAATCTTAGATTGTCCGATTGTTTTTTTAGGATGGGTTTGCTTGAATTCTTGGAAGATTTCTTCTGCTTCATCCATTTCTTTCGAAATAAAATTAACTTCAATTTCAAAGTTATATTTAAGCCTGGCAAGACTTATTGCTTCCCAGGCAGAAATTTTCAAAACAGCAGGTCCGGAAAGTCCCCAGTGCGTAATAAGTAAAGGCCCGCTTTCATCTGTTTTCAGCTTCGGAATTGAAATTCCTGCATTTTCAAAGCTTGTACCCGGAAGATCTTTCAGCAATTCATCTTTAATATTAAAAGTAAAAAGGGAAGGGACAAGATCAACAATCTTATGGCCAAGATTTTCAATGATTTTCAGTGATTTTGGAGAACTTCCGGTAGTATACACAATATAATCCGCCTCAAAATCTCCGGAATTGGTTTTTACGATATATTTTTTGCCCTGCTTTTCAATCTCTTTTACCGTACATTTTGTTTTTACGGAAATATTTTTCTTTTGAACTTCATTCAGAAAAGTATTGATGATGGTCTGAGAAGAATTGCTTTCCGGAAAAGTCCTGTTATCATTTTCAATTTTTAACGGAACATTGCGCTGGTCAAACCATTCCATTGTATCGCCGGGCTGGAATTTAGTAAAAACACTCAGCAATTCCTTATTTCCACGGGGATAAAACTGAACAAGCTCTCTTGGATCGAAACAGGCGTGAGTTACATTGCAGCGTCCGCCTCCGGAAATTTTAACCTTCTGAAGGACATCAGAATTCTGTTCTAAAATCGTAATTATATATTTCTTTTCGTCAAGGTTGGATGCACAGAAAAAGCCTGCAGCACCGCCTCCGATAATAATGATCTGTTTCATGTATATGTAATCCTATGCGGAAGATTATTTTTTCAAAAGTACAATTTTTATAAACCATCTTAT belongs to Chryseobacterium gleum and includes:
- a CDS encoding YARHG domain-containing protein, which produces MKIVKYTLISLLAVALVSCKKEAKTNGSRKDSLTAKKDSVIVPEVHKEYYGIYTGEFAGMEKMVDETDGSEYDVDNYKRISLKINRITRDSVYGQSIVNGNQRPFRGVFNEATASFVLDEPGNDKTDGRFEVKLKGDSLTGKWNAFDKTSVKAPLKTLKLIKKEFVYNPNFMLDKDSDLVDWTNSKEFTEKYTDEETGKTESYKTTKNRFASEAIFKLNASKQKLTEKDLKNLRKLDLEIIKNSVFARHGYSFKKETYRNFFEQTDWYIPVSNNVDNDLSPLEKENVALLNRFTKYAEDKYDSFGR
- a CDS encoding DUF2306 domain-containing protein; protein product: MLSVKRNISSFFKILLIAGFGYFFWLMLKITLEYIPFNREVSFLMIKQTEVTERPEYLTLFYTHVYTSIFVLLSGFLAILRKDFGLKNFHRYTGKVYILLILIFAAPSGIYMGLFANGGFLSKTSFVILGFLWWLSTYKAYQLAKQKKFKEHKQWMWRSFAFTLSAITLRMWKVIIVYLFHPNPMDVYQIIAWLGWIPNMLIIEYLITKKHI
- a CDS encoding alpha/beta fold hydrolase, encoding MKKNFVFFLLLWIFLGYSQERTIVSDWTSFTQAVNIENKPNWNFRVTAKIRKENEDNGSNCGLWCRIDNKDESTGFFENQYYGIKVTHEWKTYEIKGTINPSAKTMNIGAFAQNNGDFYFDDFKLEVNDGKSKKWIEIPLVNSGFEKDIIASGGWFEGIHSQKVTHVKHFTIGDSDYKPFSGNKSLLMKGHDIIGTMPHGKFMDVNGIKLYYEIYGEGEPVLLLHGNGQSISAFMNQKDTFAKKYKVIIVDCRERGKSTYDKTKELTFDIQTEDLKLFLEKLNIKKTKILGWSDGGILALSMAMKYPQMVDKIACSGANIYPEGVKDDELKSMKEMLASLIKENKDHKNDILIDLLNLDLKYPNWKYEDLNKIQCPSLIIAGDKDIIKTEHTVKIAESIPHGQLAIIPNSSHFVPEEKPELFNELVIDFFENK
- a CDS encoding NAD(P)/FAD-dependent oxidoreductase; protein product: MKQIIIIGGGAAGFFCASNLDEKKYIITILEQNSDVLQKVKISGGGRCNVTHACFDPRELVQFYPRGNKELLSVFTKFQPGDTMEWFDQRNVPLKIENDNRTFPESNSSQTIINTFLNEVQKKNISVKTKCTVKEIEKQGKKYIVKTNSGDFEADYIVYTTGSSPKSLKIIENLGHKIVDLVPSLFTFNIKDELLKDLPGTSFENAGISIPKLKTDESGPLLITHWGLSGPAVLKISAWEAISLARLKYNFEIEVNFISKEMDEAEEIFQEFKQTHPKKTIGQSKIFDITNRFWQKILEISKVDLNKQVANISGKEMHKILENLCRRKFQVTGKSTFKDEFVTAGGVDLKEINFKNMSSKLLPNFYIAGEVLNIDAVTGGFNFQACWSEGWLISQDLNSL